A DNA window from Maribellus comscasis contains the following coding sequences:
- a CDS encoding Thivi_2564 family membrane protein: protein MPALTIAIVVLIVGIILWQINNYVPAQRSIKNILNAIVVAVLVFWLLYVFGVFNS, encoded by the coding sequence ATGCCTGCCTTAACCATTGCTATTGTCGTCCTGATTGTTGGTATTATCCTTTGGCAGATAAATAATTATGTTCCAGCGCAACGCAGTATTAAAAATATTCTTAATGCGATTGTGGTAGCTGTTCTTGTGTTTTGGTTATTATATGTATTTGGAGTATTTAATAGTTAG
- a CDS encoding glycoside hydrolase family 130 protein codes for MQVTVNRKDIKFYPDASRKIARFLYTGDERALNTIRSVLNLSETSVSQTLSPVLRDYSLRHRNISKIFEKHFNRIAHLLKQLGTEPESLNISQKILIGSYFTMEYSIEAAAFFNPSIVEHPDQSEIGKDEKRVILSFRATGEGHISSIVFRTGVLDKNNNLSLEPVGKMLEEAEHIRRHVYDKTSFSAKLNEMKDIHAIIPSGLILDKLNDKFTYGELRDCIKQARSSLHLTTEKEALFNQITWLASSHYELEFSLDTNISERVIFPVSVNEKNGIEDARFVKFTNDNNETSYYATYTAYDGTAILPKLLDTKDFYHFRVLPLHGEIAQNKGMALFPRKVNGKYAMLCRLDGFNNYIAFSDNISIWRKATLLQKPKFPWEFVQIGNCGSPIETPEGWLVITHGVGPMREYVLGASLFDLQNPEKEIGRLKSPLLIPNANEREGYVPNVVYSCGSMIQNEDLIIPYAMSDYASTYATVNLRELLNELKRSK; via the coding sequence ATGCAGGTAACAGTAAACCGAAAGGATATTAAATTTTACCCGGATGCCTCCAGAAAAATCGCAAGATTTCTTTACACCGGAGACGAAAGGGCGCTTAATACTATACGTTCAGTACTTAATTTGTCTGAGACCTCGGTATCACAAACATTAAGTCCTGTGCTGAGAGACTACTCTCTTCGACATAGAAATATCTCTAAAATTTTCGAAAAGCATTTTAACAGGATTGCTCACCTTTTGAAACAGTTAGGAACTGAACCTGAATCACTTAACATATCACAAAAAATACTTATAGGTTCCTATTTTACGATGGAGTATTCAATTGAGGCAGCCGCCTTTTTCAATCCATCGATTGTAGAACATCCCGACCAGTCAGAAATTGGCAAGGACGAAAAAAGAGTCATTTTGAGCTTCAGAGCTACAGGTGAAGGGCATATCTCGTCCATCGTTTTTAGAACGGGGGTATTGGATAAAAACAATAATTTATCGCTAGAGCCTGTTGGCAAAATGCTGGAAGAAGCAGAACATATCAGGCGGCATGTGTATGATAAAACCTCGTTTAGCGCCAAATTAAATGAAATGAAGGATATTCATGCCATTATTCCTTCCGGTTTGATTTTAGACAAGTTAAATGATAAATTCACTTACGGCGAATTGAGGGATTGTATAAAACAAGCCAGGAGTTCTTTACACTTGACAACCGAGAAAGAAGCACTATTTAATCAGATTACCTGGCTTGCCTCGTCGCATTATGAACTTGAATTTTCATTAGATACTAATATTTCAGAGCGGGTTATCTTTCCCGTATCAGTAAATGAAAAAAATGGGATTGAAGATGCCCGTTTTGTAAAATTCACCAATGATAACAACGAAACGAGTTACTATGCAACTTATACGGCCTATGACGGGACTGCCATATTGCCCAAATTGCTTGATACCAAAGACTTCTATCACTTCAGAGTTTTACCACTTCACGGAGAAATCGCCCAAAACAAAGGGATGGCGCTTTTTCCACGTAAAGTAAACGGAAAATACGCCATGCTTTGCAGACTCGATGGCTTTAATAATTACATAGCTTTTTCAGATAATATTTCAATTTGGCGCAAAGCAACATTACTACAAAAGCCTAAATTTCCGTGGGAATTTGTTCAAATCGGGAATTGCGGTTCACCCATCGAAACACCTGAAGGCTGGTTGGTAATTACCCACGGGGTGGGGCCAATGCGTGAATATGTTCTCGGGGCATCATTGTTCGATCTCCAAAATCCGGAGAAAGAGATTGGCAGGTTAAAATCTCCCTTGCTAATCCCTAACGCCAATGAAAGGGAAGGATATGTCCCCAATGTGGTTTATTCCTGTGGTTCAATGATTCAAAACGAGGATTTGATTATTCCTTATGCCATGTCGGATTACGCCTCAACGTATGCAACTGTAAACCTTAGGGAACTCCTGAATGAATTAAAAAGAAGCAAATAA